One genomic region from Anabaena sp. PCC 7108 encodes:
- the proB gene encoding glutamate 5-kinase, whose protein sequence is MPKTIVVKIGTSSLTQPETGQLALSTIATLTETLCNLRHQGHRVILVSSGAVGVGCARLGLTERPKAIALKQAVAAVGQGRLMRIYDDLFSTLNQPIAQVLLTRADLVQRSRYLNAYNTFRELLGLGVIPVVNENDTVAVEELKFGDNDTLSALVASLVEADWLFLLTDVDKLYSADPRTVPDARPISLISNMKELAELQIQTGGQGSQWGTGGMVTKISAARIAIAAGVRTVITQGRFPRNIEKIIQGEAIGTHFEPQPEPTSARKRWIAYGLVPTGKLYLDDGAINAILQAGKSLLAAGIKAVEGEFENQEAVQLCDRNGNEIARGLVNYNSEDLQKICGYHSRDIAGILGYAGAETVIHRDNLVLI, encoded by the coding sequence ATGCCCAAAACAATAGTTGTTAAAATAGGCACTTCTAGCCTAACTCAACCAGAAACAGGACAACTAGCCCTTTCCACTATTGCCACTTTGACGGAAACCCTGTGCAATTTAAGACACCAAGGGCATCGCGTAATTTTAGTTTCCTCTGGTGCAGTCGGAGTAGGTTGTGCGCGGCTGGGTTTAACAGAACGTCCGAAAGCCATAGCCCTCAAACAAGCTGTAGCAGCAGTTGGGCAAGGTCGGCTCATGCGTATTTATGATGATTTATTTAGTACATTAAATCAACCTATAGCTCAAGTATTATTAACGAGAGCAGATTTAGTACAACGTAGTCGCTATCTCAATGCCTATAATACTTTTCGGGAACTGTTAGGACTGGGAGTAATTCCGGTGGTGAATGAAAATGATACAGTAGCTGTTGAAGAATTGAAATTTGGTGATAACGATACTCTTTCGGCTTTAGTAGCCAGCTTGGTTGAAGCTGATTGGTTATTTTTACTGACGGATGTTGATAAATTATATTCAGCAGATCCTCGGACTGTACCAGATGCCCGTCCCATTTCTTTAATTAGTAATATGAAAGAATTGGCGGAATTACAAATCCAAACCGGGGGACAAGGTTCACAATGGGGAACTGGGGGGATGGTGACAAAGATTTCGGCTGCTAGAATTGCGATCGCAGCTGGTGTGCGAACTGTAATTACTCAAGGGCGTTTTCCACGCAATATTGAGAAAATTATCCAAGGGGAAGCTATAGGAACGCATTTTGAACCGCAACCAGAACCAACTTCAGCGAGAAAACGCTGGATAGCTTATGGTTTGGTTCCTACGGGGAAATTATATTTAGATGATGGGGCAATAAATGCCATTTTGCAAGCAGGAAAATCTTTGTTAGCTGCGGGAATTAAGGCTGTAGAAGGGGAGTTTGAGAATCAGGAAGCAGTACAGTTGTGCGATCGCAATGGTAACGAAATTGCACGGGGTTTGGTGAATTATAACAGCGAAGATTTACAAAAAATTTGTGGTTATCATTCGCGGGATATTGCCGGAATTTTAGGTTATGCGGGTGCGGAAACTGTGATTCACCGGGATAATTTGGTGTTGATTTAG
- a CDS encoding YqeG family HAD IIIA-type phosphatase, with protein sequence MAWNNLLQPDLILQGSVLNLTPNTIQKYGLKGLVLDVDDTLVPIKVKEASPELQQWVEEIRTCTALYLVSNNLSEGRIGSIARSLNLPYYLGAAKPSRRKIRAALRGMSLPVHEVGMVGDRLFTDVIAGNRLGMFTILVEPIVHSDTILRSHPIRNFEVWVSEILGASITPKHTKIHKD encoded by the coding sequence ATGGCTTGGAACAATCTCTTACAGCCTGACTTGATTTTACAAGGTTCAGTCTTGAACCTGACACCAAACACTATCCAAAAATATGGGTTGAAAGGGCTGGTGTTGGATGTGGATGACACTTTAGTGCCGATTAAAGTGAAGGAGGCTTCTCCAGAACTGCAACAGTGGGTAGAAGAAATCCGTACTTGCACTGCACTGTACTTAGTCAGCAATAACCTGAGCGAAGGGCGAATTGGTAGTATTGCTCGTTCCCTGAACTTACCTTACTATCTGGGTGCAGCTAAACCCTCACGGCGCAAAATCAGGGCTGCATTACGCGGAATGAGTTTACCTGTACATGAAGTGGGTATGGTAGGCGATCGCTTGTTTACTGATGTGATCGCAGGTAATCGTCTAGGAATGTTTACCATTTTGGTGGAACCAATTGTCCATTCTGATACCATTCTCCGTTCTCATCCCATCCGTAACTTTGAAGTTTGGGTATCAGAAATATTAGGAGCCTCCATCACACCTAAGCACACAAAAATTCATAAAGATTGA
- a CDS encoding Coq4 family protein — MLFKLKTIYKAIQFAKNSHKIGDFAILKAEVLGAKVDPVVAAKLQQVVGYYPRIDLDLLSQYPHGTFGREYAAHMKANSLKPLDISPEIDDIARRNVFSLRYVVTHDIFHVLLGFDTTYAGEIGVLAFAAEQNYSKSLKISLWLARFLYPILAPQQIKAIFANIQKGQEMASQADFLLGYRWEEYWEEPINKIRQRFKLPEIPTIGFD; from the coding sequence ATGTTGTTTAAACTTAAAACTATCTATAAAGCCATTCAATTTGCTAAAAATTCCCATAAAATTGGAGATTTTGCTATTCTCAAAGCCGAGGTTTTGGGTGCAAAAGTCGATCCGGTAGTAGCCGCTAAACTACAACAGGTTGTAGGATATTATCCGCGTATCGACTTAGATTTATTGAGTCAATATCCTCATGGCACTTTTGGACGAGAATATGCTGCTCACATGAAGGCAAATTCCCTGAAGCCTCTAGATATTAGTCCTGAGATAGATGACATAGCTAGACGCAATGTTTTTAGTCTGCGGTATGTCGTCACCCATGATATTTTTCATGTGTTGCTTGGCTTTGACACTACCTATGCCGGAGAAATTGGCGTTCTGGCCTTTGCTGCCGAGCAAAACTACAGCAAATCACTCAAAATTAGTTTATGGTTAGCTAGATTTTTATATCCTATCCTTGCGCCTCAACAAATCAAAGCAATTTTTGCCAACATCCAAAAAGGTCAAGAAATGGCGAGTCAAGCTGATTTCCTGTTGGGTTATCGCTGGGAAGAATATTGGGAAGAACCGATTAACAAGATTAGACAACGGTTCAAGTTACCAGAAATTCCCACAATAGGATTCGACTAA
- a CDS encoding papain fold toxin domain-containing protein — MSQLSDEEIFREIGKIIQKFDLYQCDDCARVIYQWLKENNIKAKILKLKTKSRNDEYILSWRLERQDITDSITDNGTHYGVEVLDRVFDNLSVEGMTREDWVNDFDCLSHEFTITEIDLL, encoded by the coding sequence GTGAGTCAATTATCTGATGAGGAGATTTTTCGAGAAATTGGTAAAATTATTCAAAAGTTTGATCTTTATCAATGTGATGATTGTGCCAGGGTTATCTACCAATGGTTAAAAGAAAATAATATTAAAGCCAAAATTCTCAAATTAAAAACAAAGAGTCGTAACGATGAATATATTTTAAGTTGGCGCTTAGAACGGCAAGATATTACTGATTCAATTACAGATAATGGGACTCATTATGGAGTAGAGGTTTTGGACAGAGTTTTCGATAATCTATCAGTGGAGGGAATGACGCGAGAAGATTGGGTAAATGATTTTGATTGTCTTAGTCATGAGTTTACTATCACTGAAATAGATTTGCTATAG
- a CDS encoding Uma2 family endonuclease, with protein MVRVLEGSLGLPEEEQRFYRRGVSWERFQAIQKGFEHLPGVRLFYCEGVLEIVGVGKAHELISGLIAALLIIYFEIKEVEFFPSGSYSQIIPGVVEYQADLSYCLRIDKDRPDLCIEVVITSGSPIKLKKYKLMKVPEIWFWEDGTLEVYCLREEEYEKIVNSALLPELDLSLLSRCLLLSSPLEAIREFRRGI; from the coding sequence ATGGTTAGAGTTTTGGAAGGTTCTTTGGGTTTACCGGAGGAGGAACAACGTTTCTACCGTCGTGGGGTTAGTTGGGAAAGGTTTCAAGCGATTCAAAAGGGTTTTGAACATCTACCAGGGGTGCGTTTATTTTATTGTGAGGGAGTTTTAGAAATTGTGGGTGTCGGTAAAGCGCATGAGTTGATTAGTGGTTTGATTGCTGCACTGCTAATCATCTACTTTGAAATTAAGGAAGTTGAATTTTTTCCCAGTGGTAGTTATTCTCAGATAATTCCTGGTGTAGTTGAGTATCAAGCAGATTTGTCTTATTGTTTGCGAATAGATAAAGATAGACCAGATTTATGTATTGAAGTAGTGATTACTAGTGGTAGTCCCATCAAACTGAAAAAATATAAATTAATGAAAGTCCCAGAAATTTGGTTTTGGGAAGATGGAACACTTGAGGTTTATTGTTTGCGAGAAGAAGAATATGAGAAAATTGTTAACAGTGCGTTATTACCAGAATTAGATTTATCTTTATTGAGTCGTTGTCTTTTGTTATCTTCTCCCCTAGAAGCGATTAGAGAATTTCGTCGAGGTATTTGA
- a CDS encoding GNAT family N-acetyltransferase has product MNSLLPRNLSIVIRPVQYRDLDGIERLTQDSFAAHSPKGAFFTMQWLRHWFGLLKFLSWFPNPFQYRFCGYVAEQGRMLLGMIQVSPFNRTRSTWRIDRVMLDRAVDKQGVGSQLLRHCFESILEARTWLLEVNVNDLEALALYRQNGFQRLAEMTYWEISAELLVELAQAEPDLPNLLPVSNADAPLLYQLDTASMPPLVRQVFDRHTHDFKTSLFGVLSDAVKQWLTKTEVVSGYVFEPQRKAAIGHFQVQLDRKGENPHVATLTVHPAYTWLYPELLSQLARIAQDFPQQGMQLASSDYQPEREEYLERIGAKRIEHTLIMSRSVWHKLRESKFVSLEGIQWPEVLQGLQPARKPIPGGMSWIPKHPQPKSDRPVPTKSEIVSFGSHNLNMDASSQSEPTDAQQEIN; this is encoded by the coding sequence ATGAATTCACTACTTCCTCGAAACCTCAGCATTGTCATTCGACCAGTCCAATACCGGGATCTGGATGGCATTGAGCGCCTAACTCAAGATTCATTCGCAGCCCACTCTCCCAAAGGAGCATTTTTTACCATGCAATGGCTGCGCCACTGGTTTGGGTTACTCAAGTTTTTGAGTTGGTTTCCCAACCCTTTCCAGTACCGCTTCTGTGGCTATGTGGCAGAACAAGGACGGATGCTTTTGGGGATGATTCAAGTCTCACCGTTTAACCGTACCCGCAGCACTTGGCGAATTGACAGGGTAATGTTAGACCGTGCTGTTGATAAGCAAGGTGTCGGCTCTCAACTGTTGCGTCATTGCTTTGAGTCAATTTTAGAAGCTCGAACCTGGCTATTGGAAGTTAATGTTAATGATCTAGAAGCTCTAGCGCTCTATCGGCAAAATGGATTTCAGCGACTAGCGGAAATGACATACTGGGAAATTAGCGCCGAGTTGTTGGTTGAATTAGCACAAGCTGAACCAGACCTACCGAACCTATTGCCAGTAAGTAATGCTGATGCCCCATTGCTATATCAATTAGATACAGCATCAATGCCTCCTTTAGTTCGTCAGGTGTTTGACCGCCACACCCATGACTTCAAAACCAGTTTATTCGGCGTTCTCTCAGATGCTGTCAAACAGTGGCTGACTAAAACTGAAGTTGTTAGTGGCTATGTATTTGAACCCCAGCGTAAAGCCGCCATTGGTCATTTTCAGGTACAACTTGACCGGAAAGGGGAAAACCCCCATGTGGCAACTCTGACAGTTCACCCAGCATATACTTGGTTATATCCAGAATTGTTGTCTCAACTAGCTCGCATTGCCCAAGATTTTCCTCAACAAGGTATGCAACTGGCTTCCTCAGATTATCAGCCAGAGCGGGAGGAATATTTGGAGCGCATTGGGGCTAAACGCATAGAACATACCCTGATTATGTCGCGCTCAGTTTGGCATAAACTGCGGGAATCAAAATTTGTCTCCTTGGAAGGTATTCAATGGCCAGAAGTGCTACAAGGACTGCAACCAGCACGCAAACCCATACCAGGAGGGATGTCATGGATACCAAAACATCCACAGCCTAAGTCAGACAGACCTGTACCGACAAAGTCAGAAATTGTTTCTTTTGGTAGCCACAACTTGAATATGGATGCATCTAGCCAATCTGAGCCAACAGATGCCCAGCAGGAGATAAATTAG
- the ruvX gene encoding Holliday junction resolvase RuvX, translated as MIFQQQSKSLISALGVDVGSKRIGLAGCDGTGLIATGITTIERRSFKEDVEQIQQIVNERQVQVLVVGLPYSMDGSLGFQARHVQKFATRLAQALKLPVEYMDERLTSYQAEQMLIAENRSPSRHKALIDRKAAALILQQWLDSRRSTSNRSVAFTED; from the coding sequence GTGATATTTCAGCAGCAATCAAAGTCTTTGATCTCAGCTTTGGGGGTGGATGTCGGTAGCAAGCGCATTGGTCTGGCTGGTTGTGATGGTACTGGTTTAATTGCCACAGGTATCACTACCATTGAGCGCAGATCCTTTAAAGAAGATGTAGAGCAAATACAACAAATAGTGAATGAGCGCCAAGTGCAAGTTCTGGTTGTTGGTCTACCATATTCAATGGATGGTTCTTTGGGTTTTCAGGCTCGCCATGTCCAAAAATTTGCCACTAGACTGGCTCAAGCGCTCAAATTGCCTGTGGAATATATGGATGAGCGATTAACTTCTTATCAAGCAGAACAAATGCTGATTGCGGAAAATCGCTCACCATCGCGTCATAAGGCTCTAATTGATCGCAAAGCTGCTGCTTTGATTCTGCAACAATGGCTAGATAGCAGACGAAGTACCTCGAATAGATCAGTAGCATTTACTGAGGATTGA
- a CDS encoding DUF3727 domain-containing protein — protein MSSSQFSDENDHANLGSITLTDDSGRSLECYVEHSLSVDGQEYVLLLPVDSPIEIFAWQDEGDEEEAILVEDDATINRVFSTAQAVLSEQNLVVKNTAYALTVAGDLPPVEESELFTLEIEDDEADLEPEQLQLLASFYHEDQEYAVYTPLDPLLFFARITDTGKPELLSPEEFRKVQPLLEEHLFNQVE, from the coding sequence ATGTCTTCCTCTCAATTTTCTGACGAAAATGATCACGCTAACCTTGGTTCTATCACTTTGACAGATGACAGTGGGCGATCGCTTGAATGTTATGTTGAGCATTCGCTATCAGTAGATGGACAAGAATATGTTTTACTTCTGCCAGTGGACTCACCAATAGAAATCTTTGCATGGCAAGATGAAGGTGATGAAGAAGAAGCTATTTTGGTAGAAGATGATGCTACCATCAACAGAGTCTTTAGCACCGCTCAAGCCGTTCTATCTGAGCAGAATCTGGTTGTTAAAAATACTGCTTATGCTTTGACGGTGGCGGGTGATTTACCACCAGTGGAAGAATCAGAACTCTTTACTTTAGAAATTGAAGATGACGAGGCAGATTTAGAACCTGAGCAACTCCAGTTACTCGCTAGTTTTTACCATGAAGATCAGGAATATGCAGTTTACACACCTCTCGATCCTCTGCTATTTTTTGCTCGGATAACCGATACGGGTAAGCCTGAATTGCTATCTCCTGAAGAGTTTCGGAAAGTTCAACCGTTATTGGAAGAGCATCTGTTTAATCAAGTTGAATAA
- a CDS encoding peptidylprolyl isomerase, which yields MTSSSFFTVNNEQIDLSQVIKYLQVSGKLNQFISDVIRQYVIEQELQTRTDIDISPSLIEQTIIDFRLKNQLTDPQKFQEWLINNGSDYTTFHESVTFSFKLEKLKAVVAEEKLPEHFINHKIYLDRVVLSRIMVDNRELAEEIKTQIEEGSSFEQLAKEYSLADERIFNGMMGPISRGSLPDVVRAEIDAVNPGQITGVIELEGRYSLFRVEQFLPASLEDTQLKKSLENELFDQWLGSKIQKLTVKLQVS from the coding sequence ATGACATCTTCATCATTTTTTACTGTCAACAACGAGCAGATCGACCTTTCTCAAGTGATCAAGTATTTACAAGTCTCTGGTAAGCTGAATCAGTTTATTAGTGATGTAATTCGTCAATATGTCATAGAACAAGAACTACAGACACGAACAGATATTGATATCAGTCCATCCTTAATTGAACAAACAATTATTGATTTTCGACTGAAAAACCAATTAACTGATCCTCAAAAATTCCAAGAATGGTTAATAAACAATGGTAGTGACTACACTACATTTCATGAATCAGTTACTTTTAGCTTCAAATTAGAAAAATTAAAAGCCGTAGTTGCAGAAGAAAAACTACCAGAACACTTTATTAACCACAAAATTTATTTAGATCGTGTGGTTCTTTCTCGAATTATGGTTGATAACCGAGAACTTGCAGAAGAAATTAAAACTCAAATTGAAGAAGGCAGTAGTTTTGAACAATTAGCAAAAGAGTATTCATTGGCAGATGAACGCATTTTTAATGGCATGATGGGACCAATTAGTCGAGGGAGTTTACCCGATGTAGTGAGGGCGGAAATAGATGCTGTAAATCCTGGACAAATCACAGGAGTAATAGAACTAGAAGGGCGTTACAGTTTATTTCGAGTAGAACAATTTCTGCCAGCATCTTTAGAAGATACTCAACTAAAAAAATCACTAGAAAATGAGTTATTTGATCAATGGCTAGGGTCGAAAATTCAAAAACTGACAGTCAAATTACAAGTGAGCTAA
- a CDS encoding type I secretion system permease/ATPase — protein MARVENSKTDSQITSELKILDNNYLQANVLDLLPWNQPPLSWLTDVQKTELKSNSEIREYKLGEKIWSKEASEYQFFIVTGKVRLRTEDVSKPLATLQKGDWFGDCQKLFTDCKAIAASKEVVIVCWNSALWAKFSNPQIDEFWNLTGDIKGDRKDNKEQVIDDRGKMERGENSSSPFSLSPLTSHLSPSYPFVASGNTGAACLTMVAQYLNNAVQLEWVQRQLRGQRPKNLIEAAEKVGLVLRRVQVSWGELRQLSFPALLLWKSESISSWVVAYGMKGNCLIIANPLNFECEYLTESVVESCWDGKLWQAELVSKQEKFNLSWFTPAVWKYRVLLGEVLLASFTLQLLGLTTPLITQVIIDKVMVQESLATLDVMAIALLLVAIFESILGMLRLFIFTHTARRLDLSLSAQLFRHLMRLPLAYFESRRVGDTIARVQELEQIRQFLTGTALTVILDSIFAVVYLGLMFYYNIPLTFVALAVLPLFATLTIVATPILRNWLNETFNRSADSQSFLVETVTGIHSVKAHAAEPVARERWEGLFARFIRTSFKASTTSNISSNIGDFLTNFSTLLILWFGAKLVIDHQLTVGQLIAFQMLSGRVTGPLLRLVQLWQNLQQVLLSVDRIGDILNAAPETEAGTGLVLPPLKGEVNFEQVFFRYNPNTEPVLKGISFNVEPGQFVGIVGRSGSGKSTLSKILQRLYQIESGRILIDGFDIKSADLASLRQQISVVLQEDFLFNGSILENISLGNPDITAEQVVEAARLAVAHDFISQLPYGYENNVGERGTALSGGQRQRIALARLFLSTAPILILDEATSALDSETEQQVLQNLQKVSANRTVFLIAHRFAPLKRADLILVMEKGIIAERGTHAELLKQKGLYWSLYQRQQTNI, from the coding sequence ATGGCTAGGGTCGAAAATTCAAAAACTGACAGTCAAATTACAAGTGAGCTAAAAATTCTGGATAATAACTATTTACAAGCGAATGTGCTAGATTTGTTACCTTGGAATCAACCACCACTATCCTGGCTTACAGATGTACAAAAAACCGAATTAAAAAGTAATTCGGAAATCCGTGAATATAAACTTGGGGAAAAAATTTGGTCAAAGGAAGCCAGCGAATATCAGTTTTTTATCGTTACTGGTAAAGTTCGTTTACGAACTGAAGACGTAAGCAAACCTTTAGCAACTTTACAAAAAGGAGATTGGTTTGGTGATTGTCAAAAGTTATTTACTGATTGTAAAGCTATAGCTGCTAGTAAGGAAGTAGTAATTGTGTGTTGGAATTCAGCACTATGGGCAAAGTTTTCCAATCCCCAAATAGATGAATTTTGGAATTTGACAGGTGATATAAAAGGTGACAGAAAAGATAACAAGGAACAGGTAATAGATGACAGGGGAAAGATGGAAAGAGGAGAAAATTCTTCTTCACCTTTTTCACTGTCACCTCTCACCTCTCACCTCTCACCTTCTTATCCTTTTGTCGCAAGTGGGAACACTGGTGCGGCTTGTTTAACAATGGTGGCGCAATATTTAAATAATGCTGTACAACTGGAATGGGTACAACGTCAACTGCGAGGACAACGCCCTAAAAATCTGATAGAAGCAGCCGAAAAAGTAGGGTTAGTTTTGCGTCGCGTGCAGGTAAGTTGGGGTGAATTACGACAGTTATCATTTCCTGCTTTGCTGCTGTGGAAATCTGAATCTATCAGTAGTTGGGTTGTAGCTTATGGGATGAAAGGTAATTGTTTAATTATTGCCAATCCTCTCAATTTTGAATGTGAATATTTAACCGAATCAGTAGTAGAATCTTGCTGGGATGGTAAATTATGGCAAGCAGAACTGGTTTCTAAACAGGAAAAATTTAACCTTTCTTGGTTCACTCCCGCAGTTTGGAAATATCGAGTTTTGTTAGGTGAAGTATTGCTGGCTTCCTTTACTTTGCAATTGTTGGGGTTAACGACACCGTTAATTACCCAAGTCATCATTGACAAAGTCATGGTACAGGAGAGTTTAGCAACTCTCGACGTAATGGCGATCGCACTTTTATTGGTTGCTATATTTGAATCTATCCTGGGTATGCTGCGGCTATTCATCTTTACCCACACAGCACGACGTTTAGATTTGAGTTTATCGGCTCAACTTTTTCGCCATTTGATGCGTTTACCCTTGGCTTATTTTGAGTCGAGGAGAGTGGGAGATACAATCGCTAGAGTTCAGGAATTAGAACAAATTCGCCAATTTCTGACAGGTACAGCTTTAACAGTTATTCTCGATAGCATCTTTGCAGTGGTGTACTTGGGATTGATGTTTTATTACAACATTCCCCTCACCTTTGTAGCTTTGGCCGTATTACCCTTATTTGCAACTTTGACAATTGTTGCGACACCAATTTTGCGGAATTGGTTAAATGAAACTTTCAACCGTAGTGCGGACAGTCAATCATTTTTAGTAGAGACAGTCACGGGTATACATTCAGTTAAAGCCCACGCCGCAGAACCAGTAGCTAGAGAACGCTGGGAAGGCTTATTTGCTCGCTTTATTCGCACCAGTTTTAAAGCTTCTACAACATCTAATATTAGCAGTAATATAGGTGATTTTCTCACTAATTTTTCTACATTGCTGATACTTTGGTTTGGGGCAAAATTAGTAATTGATCATCAACTCACAGTTGGTCAATTAATCGCCTTTCAAATGTTATCGGGGAGGGTCACAGGACCGCTATTACGCTTGGTGCAATTGTGGCAAAATCTCCAACAAGTGCTACTATCTGTAGACCGCATTGGGGATATTCTCAACGCCGCACCAGAAACGGAAGCAGGAACAGGTTTAGTATTGCCACCGCTTAAAGGTGAAGTTAATTTTGAACAAGTATTTTTCCGCTATAATCCCAACACTGAACCTGTATTAAAAGGAATTTCTTTTAATGTCGAACCTGGGCAATTTGTAGGAATTGTTGGACGTAGTGGTTCTGGAAAAAGTACCCTTTCTAAAATTTTACAACGCCTTTATCAAATTGAATCAGGACGGATTCTTATTGATGGGTTTGATATCAAAAGTGCGGATTTGGCATCTTTACGACAACAAATCAGCGTAGTTCTCCAAGAAGACTTTTTATTTAATGGTTCTATCTTGGAAAACATCTCTTTAGGAAATCCAGATATTACCGCCGAACAAGTTGTAGAAGCTGCCAGATTAGCCGTAGCCCATGATTTTATCAGTCAATTACCCTACGGTTACGAAAACAATGTTGGTGAAAGAGGTACAGCTTTATCTGGTGGACAAAGACAACGAATAGCTTTAGCAAGATTGTTTCTTTCTACTGCACCAATTTTGATTTTAGATGAAGCTACCAGCGCTTTAGATAGTGAAACCGAACAGCAAGTATTACAAAACCTGCAAAAAGTTTCTGCTAACCGCACCGTGTTTTTAATTGCTCACCGTTTCGCACCATTAAAACGTGCTGATTTAATATTAGTCATGGAAAAGGGCATAATTGCGGAAAGGGGTACACACGCAGAGTTATTAAAACAAAAGGGTTTGTACTGGTCACTTTATCAACGACAGCAGACGAATATTTGA
- a CDS encoding TIGR00297 family protein: MLNLLESVNPWLIGVGLNAILLGIVAIIPKKLLTPAGIFHAWLLGIIIWGTLGWQGYLVVIFYFIVGSGVTRIGMAQKEAAGIAEKRSGARGPENVWGSALIAALCAVGVLLVPDLKFLLCLGYVASFSTKLSDTTASEVGKAYGKSTFLITTLQPVARGTEGAVSLEGTLAGIVGSVAIALVAWGVNLIDIFGIFWCVLAAFIATNLESVIGATLQSKYTWLTNEVVNIINTFIGAVSAISLSLLWKSIFV; the protein is encoded by the coding sequence ATGTTAAATTTACTTGAATCTGTAAATCCCTGGTTAATTGGTGTAGGTTTAAATGCGATTTTGTTGGGTATAGTGGCGATTATTCCCAAAAAGTTACTCACTCCTGCCGGTATTTTCCATGCTTGGTTACTGGGAATTATCATTTGGGGTACATTAGGTTGGCAAGGATATTTAGTCGTAATATTTTATTTTATCGTCGGTTCAGGAGTGACGCGCATTGGCATGGCGCAAAAGGAAGCGGCCGGAATTGCAGAAAAGCGTTCTGGTGCTAGGGGACCAGAAAATGTTTGGGGTTCGGCGTTAATTGCGGCTTTGTGTGCCGTGGGAGTGTTGCTTGTACCTGATTTAAAGTTTTTGCTATGTTTGGGCTATGTAGCGAGCTTTAGCACAAAGTTATCGGACACGACAGCGAGTGAAGTGGGTAAAGCTTATGGTAAAAGTACCTTTTTGATTACGACGCTGCAACCTGTAGCTAGAGGTACAGAAGGAGCAGTTAGCTTAGAAGGGACTTTAGCGGGTATTGTTGGTTCAGTAGCGATCGCACTTGTGGCTTGGGGTGTTAATTTAATTGATATCTTCGGAATTTTTTGGTGTGTATTAGCAGCATTTATCGCTACAAATTTAGAAAGTGTCATTGGTGCAACATTGCAATCTAAATATACCTGGCTTACTAATGAAGTCGTAAATATCATCAACACATTTATTGGTGCGGTTTCTGCTATCAGCCTGTCCTTACTCTGGAAAAGTATATTTGTTTAA